The following DNA comes from Tunturibacter psychrotolerans.
TTGGGTTTATCTCGCAGTCGGCATTGCGCATTCACGAGAAGTACGCTGCGTGGGACTCTGAGCGACGCTATGTTGTTCCTGAGACGCGCGTGACAGATCCAAAGGCGGCGCAGTGCGGAGAAGTTCTAAAAGGTGTTTTGAAGCCGGCACAGTGTAAGTTGTTCGGGAAAGAATGCACTCCTGAACATCCGATTGGTGCGCTTATGGTTTCTTCAGAGGGCTCATGCGCAGCATATTACAACTACGAGTACCGCAAATCGATGGTGGCGAGAGTCAGCTCAGTGGCCTGAATGTTGAACCTTCGGCCGAAGGTTCCCCGGTTGCGATTCGCTTTCGCGATCCGCAGATCGAGATGGCGCACGGAGCTGGTGGAAAGGCCAGCCGGAGACTTGTGGAGGGATTGTTCGCGCCTCTCCTCTATCCGGGCTCTCAAGAGCCGCTCAACGACGCGGCACATCTTGATATAGGAGGTGCGCGAATTGCATTTACGACCGATAGTTTCGTCGTCAAGCCTTTGCGATTTCCCGGTGGCTCAATTGGCGAACTAGCCGTCAACGGTACAATGAACGATCTGGCTGTCTCCGGTGCTCAAGGCCGTGCCATGGTCGTCACATTCGTTCTCGAAGAGGGCCTTGCCGCAGCAGTTCTCGAAGCTGAAGTTCGCGCTATGTCTGAAGCTCTTAAACGAGCCGGCGTTGTGATGACTGGTGGAGATACCAAGGTTGTCGAACGTGGCAAAGCCGACGGCATGTACATCACGACCGCCGGGATCGGCACCCCATTGAACGGCGTTAAAGTCGATGCGCGCTCCGTGCGTCCGGGGGACAGAATTCTGTTATCTGGTCCGATCGGCGATCACGGAATCACCATCCTTCTGGCGCGGGGTGAACTCGACTTCGAAGCAGACTTGTCTTCTGATACCCGTTCGGTTTTTCCGCTTGTTGAGGCGTTGGCTATGGAGTGCGGGCCAGGCATTCGCTGGATGCGCGATCCGACACGAGGAGGTGTAGCCACGGCGCTAAATGAACTGGCACGCGATAGCGGTCTGGGA
Coding sequences within:
- the hypE gene encoding hydrogenase expression/formation protein HypE; this encodes MRSILQLRVPQIDGGESQLSGLNVEPSAEGSPVAIRFRDPQIEMAHGAGGKASRRLVEGLFAPLLYPGSQEPLNDAAHLDIGGARIAFTTDSFVVKPLRFPGGSIGELAVNGTMNDLAVSGAQGRAMVVTFVLEEGLAAAVLEAEVRAMSEALKRAGVVMTGGDTKVVERGKADGMYITTAGIGTPLNGVKVDARSVRPGDRILLSGPIGDHGITILLARGELDFEADLSSDTRSVFPLVEALAMECGPGIRWMRDPTRGGVATALNELARDSGLGIELFEEEIPMHDAVRGACELLGLDPLHIANEGQFLAVVSPEYADMAVSALQQTAGGEESRIVGQVCIEPANAVLVTTRYGGSRIVDMLVGDPLPRIC